In Molothrus aeneus isolate 106 chromosome 4, BPBGC_Maene_1.0, whole genome shotgun sequence, the following are encoded in one genomic region:
- the ANXA5 gene encoding annexin A5: MAKYTRGTVTAFAPFDARADAEALRKAMKGLGTDEETVLTILTTRNNAQRQEIASAFKTLFGRDLVDDLKSELTGKFETLMVSLMRPAYLFDAHALKHAIKGAGTNEKVLTEILASRTPAEVQNIKQVYQQEYEADLEDKITGETSGHFQRLLVVLLQGNRDPDVGVDEALVEQDAQVLFRAGELKWGTDEEKFITILGTRSVSHLRRVFDKYMTISGFQIEETIDRETSGDLEKLLLAVVKCIRSVPAYFAETLYYSMKGAGTDDDTLIRVMVSRSEVDLLDIRQEFRKNFAKSLYQMIQKDTSGDYRKALLLLCGGDDD, encoded by the exons ATGGCGAAG tACACGAGAGGCACCGTGACAGCCTTTGCTCCTTTTGatgccagagctgatgcagaAGCCCTTCGTAAGGCCATGAAGGGATTGG GGACTGATGAAGAAACTGTGCTGACAATCCTCACCACCAGAAACAATGCTCAGCGTCAAGAAATAGCTTCTGCCTTTAAAACCTTATTTGGCAGg GATCTTGTGGATGACCTGAAATCAGAACTTACTGGCAAGTTTGAAACCTTGATGGTGTCTCTGATGAGACCAGCGTATCTTTTTGATGCTCATGCACTGAAACATGCTATCAAG ggagcaggaaccAATGAGAAAGTGTTGACTGAAATTCTTGCCTCCAGAACACCTGCTGAAGTGCAGAATATTAAACAGGTTTATCAGCaag AGTATGAAGCTGACCTGGAGGATAAGATCACAGGGGAAACCTCAGGCCATTTCCAGaggctgctggtggtgctgctgcag GGGAACAGAGATCCTGATGTTGGAGTTGATGAGGCTCTTGTTGAGCAGGATGCTCAG GTTTTGTTcagagctggggagctgaagtGGGGAACAGATGAAGAAAAGTTCATCACTATCTTGGGAACCCGCAGCGTTTCCCACTTGAGGAGGG TGTTTGACAAGTACATGACCATTTCTGGCTTCCAGATTGAGGAGACCATTGACCGGGAGACGTCTGGAGACttggagaagctgctcctggcagtgg TGAAATGCATCCGAAGTGTGCCTGCCTATTTTGCTGAGACGCTGTATTATTCCATGAAG GGGGCTGGCACTGATGATGACACCCTGATCAGAGTCATGGTTTCAAGAAGTGAAGTTGATCTCCTGGATATTAGACAAGAATTCAGAAAGAATTTTGCCAAGTCCTTGTATCAAATGATTCAG AAAGACACTTCCGGGGACTACAGGAAAgcgctgctgctcctctgcggCGGAGACGACGACTGA